A genomic stretch from Mya arenaria isolate MELC-2E11 chromosome 10, ASM2691426v1 includes:
- the LOC128206696 gene encoding uncharacterized protein DDB_G0274171-like — protein sequence MESVLIVIVLTVLGIVCGQPNYVGGIPTRPPGGTICARVKCSWPQCPGGAQPQTVPGQCCPSCPLPVGPDCSRTFCTLDIKICADGRQAPVPPGECCPRCIDPPNTGTKPGQCPQRRGSACRSVHPECNGDYSCPGSQKCCNTGCGRRCTRPLFVGDYRG from the exons atggAATCAGTtctcattgttattgttttaacgGTGCTAGGAATTGTTTGCGGACAACCAAATTACGTAGGAG GTATTCCTACCAGGCCTCCAGGTGGAACAATCTGTGCCCGGGTGAAATGTAGTTGGCCACAATGTCCTGGCGGGGCTCAGCCACAGACAGTACCTGGTCAATGTTGTCCCTCTTGCCCGCTTCCCGTTGGACCCGATTGCTCAAGGACATTCTGTACACTGGACATTAAGATTTGTGCGGACGGGCGGCAAGCCCCTGTCCCACCTGGAGAATGTTGTCCACGATGCATCGACCCACCAA ATACAGGTACAAAGCCTGGTCAATGTCCACAGAGACGCGGCAGTGCTTGTAGATCTGTGCATCCTGAATGCAACGGAGATTACTCTTGTCCCGGAAGTCAAAAATGCTGCAATACCGGTTGTGGACGCCGATGCACTAGACCTTTGTTTG TGGGAGATTATCGCGGATAA